In Cydia amplana chromosome 13, ilCydAmpl1.1, whole genome shotgun sequence, a single genomic region encodes these proteins:
- the LOC134653631 gene encoding telomerase Cajal body protein 1 homolog has protein sequence MEETSMETDRTETRDEPINKDITNELLSESLNTGAEEVLFQYPTLFGGKTLLELCSSSWSSSPKARVDVQPYLRGCKWSPDGTCCLSVVNNDGVHVTELPRDLYTESAAPDRTIDVLDSVIHIKEAGLVYDFCWYPSMNSSIPETCCWLTTRQNAPVQMWDAFDGSLRCSYRGFNPVDEMEPAVTVAFTLDGTRIVAGYKKVIRTFDVERPGRDCAEHKITFPASCFAMDGNMLAVGSWNTTVSLFNVNEMGGYKSIGKMHGHSGGITHIKFTPDGLKLVSGARKDHRLLVWDIRYYRRPLNIVSRVVETNQRVYFDISPCGKYLVTGGTDGILKVWAVDTMDWKNSLDATDVEGDNATYKFPLHKDCCNSVSIHPFRPILATGSGQYHFKDPIQDASEINGQVESESVKSSEDLKYSSHAENSLVFWWVGDVPELSDLT, from the exons atggaAGAAACTTCAATGGAAACTGACCGAACTGAAACTCGAGACGAGCCAATTAATAAAGATATTACTAATGAATTATTATCGGAGTCTTTAAACACCGGCGCCGAAGAAGTTTTATTTCAGTATCCAACCTTATTTGGCGGTAAAACGTTGCTAGAACTATGCAGCTCTTCTTGGTCTAGTTCTCCAAAAGCTAGAGTGGACGTGCAGCCGTATCTACGGGGCTGTAAGTGGTCCCCTGATGGTACTTGCTGCCTTTCTGTGGTGAATAATGACGGAGTACACGTTACTGAATTGCCTAGAGATTTGTATACAGAATCGGCCGCCCCAGATCGAACGATAGATGTGTTGGATTCTGTCATACATATTAAGGAGGCAGGATTGGTTTATGATTTTTGTTGGTATCCAAGCATGAACAGCAGTATTCCTGAAACTTGCTG ttGGCTGACAACAAGACAGAATGCTCCTGTTCAGATGTGGGATGCATTTGACGGTTCCCTGCGGTGTTCATATAGGGGTTTCAACCCTGTGGACGAGATGGAACCTGCTGTGACCGTGGCATTTACCCTGGATGGCACCAGGATTGTAGCGGGGTACAAAAAAGTTATCAGGACATTTGATGTGGAAAG ACCAGGCAGAGATTGTGCAGAACACAAGATCACATTCCCCGCTTCCTGTTTTGCCATGGATGGCAACATGCTTGCTGTCGGTTCTTGGAACACCACAGTAAGCCTCTTCAATGTCAATGAAATGGGTGGATATAAGAGCATTGGAAAAATGCATGGCCATTCAG gtGGAATAACACACATCAAATTCACACCAGATGGTCTCAAACTCGTGTCAGGCGCACGCAAAGACCACAGACTACTAGTTTGGGACATTAGATATTACCGTAGACCACTGAACATCGTGAGCCGAGTAGTCGAAACAAATCAGAGGGTATACTTTGATATATCACCGTGTGGGAAGTATCTAGTAACTGGGGGTACTGATGGGATATTGAAGGTTTGGGCAGTAGATACTATGGATTGGAAGAATAGTTTAGATGCTACTGATGTTGAAGGAGATAACGCAACGTATAAG TTTCCTCTACACAAAGATTGCTGCAACAGTGTGTCTATCCACCCCTTTAGGCCCATACTAGCAACAGGGTCCGGCCAGTACCACTTTAAAGACCCTATTCAAGACGCTAGTGAAATTAATGGACAAGTTGAAAGTGAAAGTGTGAAATCAAGTGAAGACTTGAAATATTCGAGCCATGCTGAGAATAGTTTAGTGTTCTGGTGGGTTGGTGATGTACCTGAATTAAGTGATTTaacttaa